Proteins found in one Brevibacillus brevis genomic segment:
- a CDS encoding sugar ABC transporter ATP-binding protein, whose amino-acid sequence MGQQGFLLEMNHIHKEFPGVKALDDVTLKVRPGTVHALMGENGAGKSTLMKCLFGIYRPDAGEIVLNQEQVTMSSSKDALAHGISMIHQELHPVPFRNVMENIWLGRFPVKRIGPFPFVDEKKMLSDTEKLFADLGMDLNPHAVVRDLSVSKVQSLEIAKAVSYQSKVIIMDEPTSSLTGNEVEQLFAIIRELKSRGVAIIYISHKMEEILRIADDVTIMRDGKLIGTWRAVELTTDLIISKMVGRDLTQRFPSRSNTPGEPILKVEGLTSPFSQSFQHVSFELRKGEILGIGGLVGAQRTELIEALFGLRAVSAGKVSINDQEVRIKSPMDAKKYKMALLTEERRVTGIIPVLSILENTVIANLASYQTPFLLLNERKRRADVSRSIEMLRVKTPSMKALIKNLSGGNQQKVLLARWLLTDPDILLLDEPTRGVDVGAKYEIYTIIAELASQGKGIIMISSEMPELLGMSDRIMVMCEGKLSGFLSGTAATEEEIMRLATKHLA is encoded by the coding sequence ATGGGCCAGCAGGGGTTTTTGTTGGAAATGAACCACATTCATAAAGAATTTCCAGGGGTCAAGGCACTCGATGATGTCACGCTAAAAGTCCGTCCCGGAACAGTCCATGCACTGATGGGAGAGAATGGAGCGGGCAAATCGACCCTGATGAAGTGTCTCTTCGGAATTTATCGGCCAGATGCGGGAGAAATCGTCTTAAACCAGGAGCAGGTGACGATGAGCAGCTCAAAGGACGCGCTGGCACATGGCATCTCCATGATTCATCAAGAGCTGCATCCGGTGCCCTTTCGCAATGTCATGGAAAACATATGGCTGGGACGTTTTCCGGTCAAAAGAATCGGTCCTTTTCCGTTCGTGGATGAGAAAAAAATGCTTTCAGATACGGAGAAGCTGTTTGCTGATTTGGGAATGGACCTAAATCCGCACGCTGTTGTCCGTGACTTGTCTGTATCCAAGGTACAGTCGCTTGAAATTGCCAAAGCTGTCTCCTACCAATCCAAAGTGATTATTATGGACGAGCCGACGTCTTCACTGACAGGAAACGAGGTGGAGCAGCTATTTGCGATCATCCGCGAACTGAAGAGCAGAGGCGTCGCCATCATCTATATTTCACACAAGATGGAAGAAATTTTACGGATCGCGGATGACGTGACGATTATGCGTGATGGCAAGCTCATTGGAACATGGCGGGCAGTTGAGCTGACGACAGACCTGATCATCTCCAAGATGGTCGGACGGGACCTGACTCAGCGTTTCCCAAGTCGATCCAATACACCAGGGGAACCCATTTTGAAGGTAGAGGGACTGACCTCCCCATTTTCGCAGTCCTTTCAGCATGTGTCGTTTGAATTGCGCAAAGGCGAAATTTTGGGCATAGGCGGACTCGTGGGTGCACAACGAACAGAGCTGATTGAGGCATTGTTTGGACTGCGGGCAGTGTCAGCAGGAAAAGTGTCGATCAACGATCAGGAGGTACGGATCAAATCACCGATGGATGCGAAAAAGTACAAAATGGCGCTCTTGACGGAGGAGCGGAGAGTCACCGGCATCATTCCTGTCTTATCGATTCTGGAAAATACGGTCATTGCGAATTTGGCCAGTTATCAAACACCTTTTCTGCTCCTCAATGAGCGCAAGCGAAGAGCAGATGTCAGCCGAAGCATCGAGATGCTCCGCGTCAAGACTCCTTCGATGAAAGCACTGATCAAAAACCTGTCAGGAGGCAATCAGCAAAAGGTTCTCTTGGCGCGGTGGCTTTTGACTGATCCGGATATTTTATTGCTGGACGAACCTACGCGTGGGGTCGATGTCGGCGCCAAATACGAAATCTACACCATCATCGCGGAGCTGGCGAGCCAGGGAAAAGGCATCATCATGATTTCCTCGGAAATGCCGGAGTTGCTTGGCATGTCAGATCGGATCATGGTTATGTGCGAGGGTAAGCTCTCCGGTTTTTTGTCAGGTACAGCGGCAACGGAAGAAGAAATCATGCGGCTGGCTACCAAGCATCTTGCATGA
- a CDS encoding substrate-binding domain-containing protein, with protein sequence MKRLSVYGLVVLAAVTLFYSCSAPLTNGEVDKKKTVALIVRMKHGDYWRTVKLGAEMAAKEYERNLNFYAPDYEEDAQRQLELVQQAIADGSETIVVAPSDEQVLRKAIKLTRERAIPILVLDTVGKDSAVKSYIGTDNYDMGMKAFEKMVFLIEKKGQIALLGTDRSKANAKQREQGVLDLLPREIEIELVANETVPSDKKQIGEWTRELFRKHPQLKGVIALDSSTAIGVAEEMESSGLGDKVKIVAIDSPPEVLEYLQEGIISATIIQKPLSMGYLGVKYAVEASNGEAVPSLVDTGTKVIDRENMFWSENQKLLFPFVK encoded by the coding sequence GTGAAACGATTGAGCGTATACGGACTGGTCGTTTTGGCAGCGGTGACGCTTTTTTACTCGTGTAGTGCCCCGCTAACGAATGGGGAAGTAGACAAGAAAAAGACAGTGGCGTTGATCGTCCGTATGAAGCATGGCGATTATTGGCGAACGGTCAAGCTCGGGGCGGAGATGGCTGCCAAGGAATATGAGCGCAACCTGAATTTCTACGCGCCGGACTACGAGGAGGATGCCCAGAGGCAATTGGAGCTGGTGCAGCAGGCAATCGCAGATGGCTCCGAGACAATCGTGGTGGCACCTAGCGACGAGCAAGTTTTGCGTAAAGCCATCAAGCTGACAAGGGAGCGGGCCATCCCGATCCTTGTGCTCGACACAGTTGGAAAAGATTCAGCAGTGAAAAGCTACATTGGGACGGATAATTACGACATGGGCATGAAGGCATTCGAAAAAATGGTGTTCTTGATTGAAAAGAAAGGACAAATCGCATTGCTCGGCACAGATAGATCAAAGGCAAATGCCAAGCAAAGAGAACAGGGCGTCCTCGACTTGCTCCCACGGGAAATAGAGATTGAATTGGTTGCCAACGAAACTGTTCCCTCGGATAAAAAGCAGATTGGTGAGTGGACGCGCGAACTGTTCCGCAAACATCCGCAGTTGAAAGGAGTGATTGCACTCGATTCCAGTACAGCGATCGGTGTGGCCGAGGAAATGGAAAGCAGTGGACTAGGGGACAAAGTCAAAATAGTCGCTATCGACAGTCCGCCGGAAGTGCTGGAGTATTTGCAGGAAGGAATCATTTCCGCGACAATCATCCAGAAGCCGCTATCGATGGGATATCTCGGGGTCAAGTACGCGGTCGAAGCGAGCAACGGAGAAGCAGTACCCAGTCTGGTCGACACCGGAACAAAAGTAATCGATCGGGAGAATATGTTCTGGTCGGAGAATCAAAAGCTCCTCTTCCCCTTCGTTAAATAG
- a CDS encoding cache domain-containing sensor histidine kinase, producing MKRLLAVIKVKGIQFIITTSFTLVTVLVMLFVGVMLYGKFAQTAEQNAYLHTQQILEQVKYNLDSYLNGMTQIFELVDDKIRRSKGLTAYKLSEQLETIVETRKDIVSIAVFTRDGTLLATTPSKVLRKNTRLTEQSWFQKAIEDPTNLNFSLPHIQNLFKGEYTWVVSMSREILLHGPDGEIPAVLLVDVNFKEIDDLCQRVGLGKKGYAYIIDLVGNIVYHPQQQLIYAGLKNENRSLPLKHSYGSYVEETPDETRLITIKTIDQLGWKIIGVSYMDEIVTTKKEISRFIFWLLIFVIVIVLLVLHYLSAKISRPIKLLEQSMEKVEQGDFSESEPIRGSHEVEQLSLRFHLMVAKVRELMHQIIREQEAKRKSELEVLQAQINPHFLYNTLNSVVRMVGNGKNEDVITTITSLSKLFRISLSRGKNIITVREELEHVRHYLIIQKMRYKQKFEYEIVVEDEDEVLNCLTLKLLLQPIVENAIYHGIEHLADPGRIRIFAALIDGKVLLQVSDDGLGMSPDVLAQVKAGFYKSEEGSGVGIQNVQERIRLTFGEQYGLEIESEQEEGTVVSVWIPRQVAEGRDRL from the coding sequence ATGAAAAGATTGCTCGCGGTGATCAAGGTCAAAGGCATTCAATTTATCATTACCACTTCCTTTACACTCGTGACGGTACTCGTCATGCTGTTTGTCGGGGTGATGCTGTACGGAAAATTTGCGCAGACGGCAGAACAAAACGCCTATTTGCACACGCAGCAAATCCTGGAGCAGGTGAAATACAATCTGGACAGCTATTTGAACGGGATGACGCAAATTTTCGAACTCGTCGATGACAAGATCAGAAGAAGCAAGGGGCTCACGGCATACAAGCTGAGCGAACAGCTTGAGACCATAGTAGAAACGAGAAAGGACATCGTCTCTATCGCGGTTTTTACACGAGACGGAACGCTATTGGCCACAACTCCTTCCAAGGTACTGAGGAAAAACACGCGTTTGACCGAACAAAGCTGGTTCCAGAAGGCGATCGAGGACCCGACGAACCTGAACTTTTCGCTCCCGCATATCCAGAACTTGTTTAAAGGGGAGTATACCTGGGTTGTCTCAATGAGTCGGGAAATTCTTCTCCACGGACCTGATGGAGAAATACCTGCCGTACTTTTGGTCGATGTGAATTTCAAGGAGATCGATGACCTGTGCCAGAGGGTGGGCTTGGGGAAAAAGGGGTATGCCTACATCATCGATTTGGTCGGGAACATCGTCTACCATCCGCAGCAGCAGTTGATTTACGCCGGATTGAAAAATGAAAACCGTTCCTTGCCGCTGAAGCATTCCTACGGCAGCTATGTAGAAGAGACACCGGACGAAACGCGCTTGATCACCATCAAGACGATCGATCAGCTAGGCTGGAAAATCATTGGGGTCTCCTACATGGACGAGATTGTCACGACCAAAAAAGAAATCAGCCGCTTCATTTTTTGGCTGCTCATCTTTGTGATTGTCATTGTGTTGCTCGTGCTGCACTATCTCTCTGCGAAAATATCACGACCGATCAAGCTGCTGGAGCAATCCATGGAAAAGGTGGAGCAGGGAGACTTTTCAGAGAGTGAACCGATCCGGGGAAGCCATGAGGTCGAACAGCTTTCCTTGCGTTTTCATCTGATGGTCGCGAAGGTCAGGGAATTGATGCACCAGATCATTCGGGAACAGGAAGCCAAACGAAAAAGCGAGCTGGAGGTGCTACAGGCACAGATCAATCCGCATTTTCTGTACAACACGTTGAACTCTGTGGTCAGAATGGTCGGCAACGGAAAAAACGAGGATGTCATCACCACGATCACTTCGTTGTCAAAGCTGTTTCGGATTAGCCTGAGCAGAGGCAAGAACATTATCACGGTGCGCGAAGAGCTTGAGCATGTGCGTCATTATCTCATTATTCAAAAAATGAGGTACAAGCAAAAGTTTGAGTACGAGATCGTGGTCGAGGATGAGGATGAGGTACTCAACTGTCTGACCCTGAAATTACTGCTCCAGCCGATTGTGGAAAACGCTATCTACCACGGGATTGAGCATTTGGCTGATCCGGGCCGGATTCGCATATTTGCAGCTCTCATCGACGGTAAGGTGTTACTTCAGGTAAGCGACGATGGTTTGGGTATGTCCCCTGATGTCCTTGCCCAAGTAAAAGCTGGCTTTTACAAAAGCGAAGAAGGCTCGGGGGTTGGAATTCAAAACGTGCAAGAGCGCATACGCTTGACCTTCGGTGAACAGTACGGTTTGGAAATCGAGAGCGAACAGGAAGAGGGGACCGTTGTGTCTGTATGGATTCCGCGTCAGGTTGCAGAGGGGCGAGATCGTTTATGA
- the pcrA gene encoding DNA helicase PcrA gives MSYADRITAGLNPEQREAVLTTEGPVLILAGAGSGKTKVLTQRIAYLISAKQVAPWSILAITFTNKAAREMQNRVAAIIGGAAAQDAWLSTFHSLCVRILRRDIDRLGINRSFSILDAGDQLSVVKQCLKELNIDPKQYEPRSILAAISGAKNELTDPETYTRLAGDPFAQVAAKVYTAYQKKLRNNQSLDFDDLIMTTVRLFKEVPEVLEFYQKKFRYIHVDEYQDTNRAQYLLISMLADKYRNVCCVGDADQSIYKWRGADISIILNFEKDYPEAKLIKLEQNYRSTKTILQAANQVIANNKLRKEKKLWTENPGGDKIMCFQGDSEHDEAYFIVDTIRKQMAQYKRYDKFAVLYRTNAQSRVVEEVFIKSNMPYTIVGGTKFYDRKEIKDILAYLRLISNPDDDISLQRIINVPKRNIGDTTVDKLQAYANANGQSLFQAIQETAYMGLPSRTTNAILSFNDLISNLMQMTDYLSVTELVEEVLKRSGYRDSLKEEKTLEAQARLENIEEFLSVTQEFERKNEDKSLLAFLTDLALVADIDSLGDDGAQEEVSAEGQVVLMTLHSAKGLEFPVVFLVGCEEGVFPHSRSLFDDAEMEEERRLAYVGITRAEERLYMTCARMRTLFGRTNVNAPSRFLQEIPAELLEGNPATADRGFGGGRSSAFGQRDGSAFGRDAGARPFGASSSQAGSAPKFGMGQRTASSTPATFTRPAGEKLPGHGQGAGVDWKVGDRVAHGKWGNGTVVKVKGTGDDMELDIAFPSPTGIKKLLAKFAPIQKG, from the coding sequence ATGTCTTATGCAGATCGTATCACAGCAGGCCTGAACCCTGAGCAGCGGGAAGCAGTCCTTACAACAGAAGGCCCCGTCTTGATTTTGGCCGGTGCGGGTAGTGGCAAGACCAAGGTATTGACTCAGCGTATTGCATACCTGATCAGTGCCAAACAGGTAGCGCCTTGGAGCATTTTGGCGATCACCTTCACCAACAAAGCAGCGCGGGAGATGCAAAACCGTGTGGCGGCAATTATTGGCGGAGCGGCAGCGCAGGATGCATGGCTGTCAACGTTTCACTCCTTGTGTGTGCGGATTTTGCGCAGGGATATCGACCGACTGGGGATCAATCGCAGCTTTTCCATTTTAGATGCGGGTGACCAGTTGTCTGTCGTCAAGCAATGTTTAAAAGAATTGAACATCGATCCGAAGCAGTATGAGCCGCGTTCGATTTTAGCTGCGATCAGCGGAGCGAAAAACGAACTGACCGATCCAGAAACCTATACGCGTCTAGCGGGCGATCCATTTGCACAAGTGGCAGCAAAGGTTTACACGGCTTATCAGAAAAAGCTGAGAAATAACCAGTCGCTGGACTTCGATGATCTGATCATGACGACAGTTCGTCTGTTTAAAGAAGTGCCGGAAGTATTGGAGTTTTATCAAAAGAAATTCCGTTATATACACGTTGACGAGTATCAGGATACAAACCGCGCGCAATACCTTTTGATTTCCATGCTGGCTGACAAGTATCGAAATGTATGCTGCGTGGGGGATGCTGACCAAAGTATTTATAAATGGCGCGGTGCAGATATCTCGATCATTTTAAACTTTGAAAAAGACTATCCCGAAGCCAAGCTCATCAAGCTCGAGCAAAACTATCGCTCCACCAAAACGATTTTGCAGGCGGCAAACCAGGTCATTGCCAACAACAAGCTGCGCAAGGAGAAGAAGCTCTGGACAGAGAATCCAGGCGGCGACAAGATCATGTGCTTCCAGGGTGATTCCGAGCACGACGAGGCGTATTTTATTGTCGATACGATTCGCAAGCAGATGGCACAGTATAAGCGCTACGACAAGTTCGCAGTCTTGTATCGGACGAATGCACAGTCTCGTGTGGTCGAGGAAGTTTTCATCAAGTCGAATATGCCGTACACCATCGTCGGCGGAACCAAGTTCTACGATCGCAAAGAGATCAAGGACATCTTGGCTTATTTGCGTCTCATCTCCAATCCGGATGACGATATCAGCTTGCAGCGCATTATCAACGTACCGAAGCGTAATATCGGGGATACGACGGTAGACAAGCTACAAGCGTATGCGAACGCAAATGGTCAGTCCCTTTTCCAAGCGATTCAGGAGACGGCTTACATGGGGCTGCCTTCACGCACCACGAATGCAATTCTTTCCTTTAATGATCTCATCTCGAATCTGATGCAAATGACCGATTACTTGAGTGTGACTGAGCTGGTGGAAGAAGTGCTGAAGCGCTCTGGATACCGCGATTCATTAAAAGAAGAAAAGACGCTGGAAGCACAGGCTCGTCTGGAGAATATCGAGGAGTTCCTGTCTGTAACCCAGGAGTTCGAGCGCAAAAATGAAGACAAGAGCTTGCTTGCGTTCCTGACCGACCTCGCGCTGGTAGCAGACATCGATTCCTTGGGAGATGATGGTGCCCAGGAGGAAGTATCGGCAGAGGGACAGGTTGTATTAATGACCTTGCACAGCGCCAAAGGGCTGGAGTTCCCTGTGGTGTTCCTGGTAGGTTGCGAGGAAGGTGTCTTCCCGCATAGCCGCTCTTTGTTTGACGATGCCGAAATGGAGGAAGAGCGCCGTCTGGCTTACGTGGGAATTACACGGGCGGAGGAACGCCTGTACATGACATGTGCCCGTATGCGGACGCTGTTTGGACGGACCAATGTGAATGCGCCGTCTCGCTTCCTGCAAGAAATTCCGGCTGAGCTGTTGGAAGGAAATCCAGCGACAGCGGACAGAGGCTTCGGTGGTGGACGCAGCAGTGCATTTGGACAGCGTGATGGCAGTGCATTCGGACGTGATGCGGGAGCGAGACCGTTTGGAGCGTCCTCCTCACAAGCAGGCTCTGCTCCGAAATTTGGCATGGGTCAGCGAACCGCAAGCAGTACACCTGCTACATTTACTCGTCCGGCGGGTGAAAAACTGCCTGGACACGGTCAAGGAGCAGGCGTTGATTGGAAGGTTGGCGACAGAGTGGCGCATGGCAAATGGGGCAACGGTACGGTCGTCAAAGTAAAAGGAACGGGCGACGACATGGAGCTCGACATTGCTTTCCCAAGCCCGACTGGCATTAAAAAGCTGTTAGCGAAGTTCGCTCCTATTCAAAAAGGATAA
- a CDS encoding DUF418 domain-containing protein, which yields MGLSENAPTMNQRIDTLDTVRGFALMGILLVNIVALLYAQTPEIGSVDHWLFQFFNFFVESRFFVIFSFLFGVGFYIFISRAKEKGANSTVLFIRRLIALLALGFVHKMFHPGEALFIYAIFGFILLPFYRLKARTNLIISLILSIAVCAIGFKALLVLPLFILGLAVGQYGVFQDIPRFMPVIKKVQGVTLVLSLIGLFIQYRLTPTDLAMSGANLVVDDTVSEEALQQLMNYTIALTSTGLVMAAFYTTTLIRLLQNKTVQTVLSPLTSYGRMALTNYVGQTVLILVGGYLFDWFGNLGYLQTTLICLGIYVVQMVSSVLWLSAFRMGPLEWVWRLFTYMKITPLRK from the coding sequence ATGGGATTGAGCGAAAACGCACCTACCATGAACCAACGAATTGATACATTAGATACCGTACGGGGCTTTGCCTTAATGGGCATTCTCCTCGTCAACATTGTGGCATTGCTGTATGCGCAAACACCTGAGATCGGAAGTGTGGACCACTGGCTGTTCCAGTTTTTCAATTTCTTTGTGGAATCTCGCTTCTTCGTGATCTTTTCCTTCTTGTTTGGCGTAGGCTTCTATATTTTCATCAGTCGGGCAAAAGAAAAAGGGGCCAATAGCACTGTTTTGTTCATTCGGCGTCTGATTGCGCTCCTCGCTCTTGGCTTTGTGCATAAAATGTTTCACCCTGGTGAAGCACTTTTCATCTACGCTATCTTCGGCTTCATCTTACTGCCCTTTTATCGATTGAAGGCGCGAACCAATCTGATCATCAGCCTTATTCTGTCTATCGCTGTCTGCGCTATTGGCTTCAAAGCGCTTTTGGTGCTTCCCTTGTTTATTTTGGGACTTGCTGTCGGGCAGTACGGAGTCTTTCAGGACATTCCGAGATTTATGCCTGTGATTAAAAAAGTGCAGGGCGTGACCCTCGTCCTTTCGTTAATCGGCTTGTTTATCCAATACCGACTGACTCCGACTGATCTAGCAATGAGTGGGGCTAATCTGGTTGTAGACGATACCGTGTCAGAAGAAGCCCTCCAGCAGTTGATGAACTACACGATTGCCTTGACCTCTACTGGTCTTGTCATGGCTGCCTTTTACACGACGACCTTGATTCGGCTGCTGCAAAATAAAACCGTCCAGACCGTCCTCTCTCCGTTGACCAGCTACGGTCGCATGGCTTTGACAAACTACGTCGGACAAACCGTATTGATCCTTGTGGGAGGCTATTTGTTCGATTGGTTTGGCAATCTCGGCTACCTGCAAACGACATTGATCTGCCTTGGTATCTACGTGGTGCAAATGGTATCAAGCGTACTCTGGCTATCTGCCTTCCGCATGGGGCCACTGGAGTGGGTATGGCGATTATTTACGTATATGAAAATCACACCGTTGCGAAAATAA
- the mglC gene encoding galactose/methyl galactoside ABC transporter permease MglC has protein sequence MSQLSAKQVHGFVTQNAIYIVLVLLIAGIAIYDPNFLSITTLRDILIQSSTRAIIALGAAFVLITGGTDLSAGRVVGLTAVISASMLQTQDYPRRFFPDLPDLPLLIPIIIAIASGLLVGLINGIIVSRFSVPPFIATLGMMVIVYGFNSIYFDMEPNQSQPIAGLRSDFNQLGTGYIGPSGPYSIPYIVIIAIMVAFIVWVIFNKTRLGKNMYAIGGNMQAATVSGINVAFNLMIIYAIAGALYGLGGVLEAARTGGATNNYGNMYELDAIAACVVGGVSTSGGIGTVPGVLAGVLIFGVINYGLTFIGVSPYWQLIIKGLIIVAAVAFDIRKYLAKK, from the coding sequence ATGTCTCAGTTGTCTGCTAAACAGGTGCATGGCTTTGTTACGCAAAACGCCATCTATATCGTTCTGGTTTTGTTAATAGCGGGAATAGCGATTTACGATCCCAATTTTCTTTCCATTACAACGCTTCGGGATATTTTGATCCAATCCTCAACTCGCGCCATTATTGCTTTGGGTGCTGCGTTTGTTCTTATTACGGGCGGAACGGATCTTTCCGCGGGGCGAGTGGTCGGATTGACGGCTGTCATCTCCGCCTCGATGCTGCAAACTCAAGACTATCCGCGGAGATTTTTCCCCGATTTACCCGATTTGCCGTTGCTTATCCCTATTATCATTGCAATTGCTTCGGGTTTGCTGGTTGGCCTGATCAACGGCATCATTGTGTCCCGCTTTAGTGTGCCCCCTTTTATCGCCACGCTGGGCATGATGGTCATTGTATACGGGTTCAACTCTATCTATTTTGATATGGAGCCCAATCAATCGCAGCCAATAGCCGGACTGCGGAGTGACTTCAATCAGCTTGGGACAGGGTACATCGGCCCGAGTGGCCCGTATTCGATTCCGTATATCGTCATCATTGCGATCATGGTTGCGTTCATCGTCTGGGTGATCTTCAACAAAACACGGCTTGGTAAAAACATGTACGCCATCGGGGGCAACATGCAGGCCGCAACTGTTTCCGGGATCAACGTTGCTTTCAACCTCATGATCATTTATGCCATTGCTGGTGCCCTGTATGGACTCGGTGGTGTTCTGGAGGCAGCCCGGACAGGTGGCGCGACGAACAATTACGGCAACATGTATGAGCTGGATGCTATTGCAGCCTGTGTGGTAGGGGGAGTATCGACGTCTGGCGGAATTGGTACCGTTCCAGGTGTGCTTGCGGGTGTCCTTATTTTTGGTGTCATCAACTATGGTCTTACGTTTATCGGAGTCAGCCCGTATTGGCAGCTCATCATCAAAGGACTCATCATTGTGGCAGCCGTTGCTTTTGACATTCGTAAATACTTGGCGAAAAAATAA
- a CDS encoding VanW family protein, producing MKPIARGKWRLAAGMTFFRWKRYVQWTFGRTRFAHEKRSEWFRYVHYSHQTILLRPLQNVEMWMQHNKVINLRLAIERLNGLIIHPGETFSYWKQIGKPTRSKGYVEGMLLSQGRVTAGVGGGLCQISNLLYWMALHTPLTVTERHRHSYDVFPDSNRTQPFGSGATCFYNYLDLQIANRTQQPFQLHVYLTDTHLAGEWRSDMPPTRTYVIFEKEHEIYPSIWGGYERKNELYRDVYTLEGEWLEQEWLTENRAYLMYEPLLPKG from the coding sequence ATGAAACCGATCGCACGGGGGAAGTGGCGTCTGGCAGCAGGCATGACCTTTTTTCGTTGGAAAAGATATGTACAATGGACATTTGGTCGAACGAGGTTCGCTCATGAGAAAAGAAGCGAATGGTTCCGTTATGTCCATTATTCTCATCAAACGATTTTGTTACGCCCATTGCAGAACGTGGAAATGTGGATGCAGCACAACAAAGTGATCAATTTGCGGCTGGCAATTGAACGATTGAACGGATTGATCATCCATCCCGGGGAAACCTTTTCGTATTGGAAGCAGATTGGCAAGCCGACCCGTAGCAAAGGCTATGTAGAGGGTATGCTGCTATCGCAGGGACGAGTCACGGCCGGAGTTGGCGGAGGGCTTTGTCAGATCTCGAATCTACTGTACTGGATGGCCTTGCATACGCCCTTGACAGTCACGGAACGGCATCGTCATAGCTACGATGTTTTTCCCGATTCGAATCGGACACAGCCTTTTGGAAGTGGAGCCACTTGTTTCTATAATTATCTGGATTTGCAAATCGCCAACCGGACGCAACAGCCCTTTCAACTGCATGTCTACCTGACCGATACACATTTGGCAGGCGAATGGCGTTCAGACATGCCACCGACACGGACGTATGTCATTTTCGAGAAAGAACATGAGATCTATCCTTCGATTTGGGGAGGGTATGAACGGAAAAATGAATTGTATCGGGATGTTTACACGCTGGAAGGAGAATGGTTGGAACAGGAATGGCTGACGGAGAATCGGGCTTATTTGATGTATGAGCCATTGCTGCCCAAAGGATGA
- a CDS encoding galactose ABC transporter substrate-binding protein, with the protein MRKLIATTMVAVVTLSVVGCSQSGGSQPAASGGGTAPAGNPKVGVAIYKFDDTFMTGVRNAISKAAEGKAEVDIVDSQNAQPTQNDKVDLFINKKVNALAINPVDRTAAGVLIDKAKQANIPVVFFNREPMPEDMQKWDKVYYVGAKAEESGTISGQLIVDYWKANPEADKNKDGVLQYVMLKGEPGHQDAELRTKFSVKAIEDAGIKVEKVAEDTAMWDRVKGQEKMAAFLAASGDKIEAVLANNDDMALGAIEALKASGYFANGKYMPVVGVDATAPALKELEAGTLLGTVLNDANNQGRATLSIAASLAKGETPTKDSTGFDITDGKYVWVPYKKITKENMNEAK; encoded by the coding sequence ATGAGAAAGCTGATTGCCACTACAATGGTAGCCGTTGTTACACTTTCAGTGGTTGGATGCTCACAATCGGGCGGTTCGCAGCCGGCAGCGTCGGGGGGAGGGACGGCTCCTGCGGGGAATCCCAAAGTCGGAGTCGCGATCTATAAGTTCGATGATACGTTCATGACAGGAGTGCGCAATGCGATTTCGAAAGCCGCAGAGGGCAAAGCGGAAGTAGACATTGTAGACAGCCAAAATGCCCAGCCTACGCAAAATGACAAAGTGGATTTGTTCATTAACAAAAAGGTAAATGCCCTCGCCATCAATCCGGTGGATCGCACAGCTGCTGGCGTCCTTATCGACAAAGCGAAGCAAGCCAATATTCCTGTCGTCTTCTTCAACCGTGAGCCGATGCCAGAGGATATGCAGAAGTGGGATAAGGTCTACTACGTGGGAGCGAAAGCGGAGGAATCCGGCACGATCTCTGGGCAGCTGATCGTCGATTACTGGAAGGCCAATCCTGAAGCAGATAAAAACAAGGATGGTGTCCTCCAATACGTCATGTTAAAAGGCGAGCCGGGGCATCAGGATGCTGAGCTGCGGACGAAGTTTTCGGTGAAGGCAATTGAAGATGCAGGGATTAAAGTAGAGAAGGTCGCGGAAGATACGGCCATGTGGGATCGTGTAAAAGGACAGGAAAAGATGGCAGCCTTCCTCGCAGCTTCCGGTGACAAGATCGAAGCTGTTCTTGCCAACAACGACGATATGGCACTGGGGGCAATCGAAGCGCTGAAGGCATCCGGCTATTTTGCGAATGGCAAGTACATGCCCGTTGTTGGCGTGGATGCCACAGCGCCCGCTCTAAAGGAGCTCGAGGCGGGTACCTTGCTCGGAACGGTCCTCAACGATGCGAATAACCAAGGAAGAGCCACTCTTAGCATCGCAGCGTCTTTGGCGAAGGGTGAAACGCCTACGAAAGACTCCACAGGCTTCGACATTACGGACGGCAAGTACGTGTGGGTGCCCTACAAAAAAATCACCAAGGAGAACATGAACGAGGCGAAATAA